In a genomic window of Magnolia sinica isolate HGM2019 chromosome 14, MsV1, whole genome shotgun sequence:
- the LOC131225667 gene encoding probable calcium-binding protein CML23, with the protein MKKSSSKNSISSQDSSTLPSSLAPLALQIHRSGDLRLVFDKYDSNGDGKISSAELESMLRSFGSSDPVEEAESMVRAADLDGDGYISLEEFLSVNVAEKDSSKCLEDLRNAFDLFDHDKNGLISAEELHHVMLAIGEKASLNDCQQMIKGIDQNGDGAVNFDEFLRMMTQSAT; encoded by the coding sequence ATGAAGAAATCGTCTTCCAAGAACTCGATTTCCTCGCAGGATTCCTCAACCCTTCCGTCATCGTTGGCCCCCCTCGCCCTCCAAATCCACCGCTCCGGCGATCTGCGCCTCGTCTTCGACAAATACGATTCGAACGGAGATGGGAAGATCTCGTCGGCAGAACTGGAATCGATGCTTCGTTCCTTTGGCAGCTCGGACCCCGTCGAGGAGGCCGAATCCATGGTGAGAGCGGCCGACTTGGACGGAGATGGGTACATTAGCTTGGAAGAGTTCTTGTCTGTCAATGTGGCGGAAAAGGATTCTAGCAAGTGTCTGGAAGATTTGAGGAACGCCTTTGATTTGTTTGATCATGACAAGAACGGGCTGATTTCGGCGGAAGAGCTGCACCATGTTATGCTAGCGATCGGGGAGAAGGCGTCATTGAACGATTGTCAGCAGATGATTAAGGGCATTGATCAGAATGGCGACGGGGCTGTGAATTTCGATGAGTTTTTGCGGATGATGACCCAGTCGGCTacttga